The Danio aesculapii chromosome 8, fDanAes4.1, whole genome shotgun sequence genome window below encodes:
- the LOC130234003 gene encoding uncharacterized protein LOC130234003, with the protein MGRVGKKFKKFCNWAFSRKSGKTQQNQRTTEGDLGPQRCSDGEAGPSNAAFISHIYTGAGVSPSPAPQKAEKKLKRFRKWFSRKFKKTTTGAQQTQPSSPQTQRSPDSGAASVSPRPVQDERVNNRCVSIQTPVKTPSTETEQHDDTECWHLCVSSLTTADISESDRASLQSWLSCASSHGTAENSESDRASVQSWHSCASSLGTSENSESDYASLDSRHCCGSSTSNAEDSESDCDSVHSSVSEKSTASSSNDAFWKTEKQIPVNLEGKKGDINEEYQVKRVLGRGGFGAVYAGIRRSDSQKVAIKNVNKDEAGRTMKILPYQKTVPQEVGLMYLMSRGPYVPQIIQLLDWYETPSQYKLVLERPKACMDLQKFVWRRRKKMSESIARLVMHQVVTAANACCERDVYHSDIKPENVLINPHTFQIKLIDFGVGRLITSSGYSTFCGTMPYAPPEYYDCERFHAKPATVYSIGVMLFRMLHRKYPRRELSRIVARTWQCDRLSKECIDLICSCLQSDPDERIPLEDILLHDWFQVLILKPSKEKKTFREKIQSILKFRSIRAQLKKILGHEEDNTKLLLFIQLLTPNSSSSSSNLTPNSSSSSSNLTPSSSPSSSH; encoded by the exons aTGGGACGAGTTGGAAAGAAATTTAAAAAGTTCTGTAACTGGGCCTTTTCTCGGAAATCCGGGAAAACCCAACAGAACCAGCGAACAACCGAGGGCGACCTCGGGCCCCAGAGATGTTCTGATGGCGAAGCTGGACCAAGTAACGCCGCGTTCATCTCTCACATTTATACTGGAGCTGGTGTTTCACCAAGCCCAGCACCACAGAAAGCGGAGAAGAAACTAAAGAGGTTCCGGAAATGGTTTTCTCGTAAATTCAAGAAAACGACAACCGGAgcccaacagacccagccgagcaGCCCACAGACTCAGAGATCCCCTGATAGTGGAGCTGCCAGTGTGTCGCCGAGGCCGGTTCAGGACGAGCGGGTCAACAACAGGTGCGTGTCTATCCAGACCCCTGTGAAGACCCCGTCAACAGAAACCGAACAGCACGACGACACTGAATGCTGGCACTTGTGTGTATCTTCTCTAACCACCGCGGATATCAGCGAATCTGACCGCGCTTCACTGCAAAGCTGGCTCTCCTGTGCGTCTTCGCATGGCACCGCGGAGAACAGCGAATCTGACCGCGCTTCAGTGCAAAGTTGGCACTCTTGTGCGTCTTCGCTTGGCACCTCAGAGAACAGCGAATCTGACTACGCTTCACTGGACAGTAGGCACTGTTGTGGATCTTCGACTAGCAACGCGGAGGACAGCGAATCTGACTGCGATTCAGTGCACAGTAG TGTGTCCGAGAAAAGCACCGCTTCCTCATCGAATGACGCTTTTTGGAAGACAGAAAAGCAAATCCCAGTGAATTTGGAGGGGAAAAAAG GTGACATCAATGAGGAATATCAAGTCAAGAGGGTTTTAGGTCGTGGAGGGTTTGGAGCTGTCTATGCTGGAATTCGTCGGTCGGATTCACAAAAG GTGGCAATCAAAAATGTGAACAAGGATGAAGCAGGAAGAACCATGAAGATT CTACCATATCAGAAGACTGTTCCACAAGAAGTCGGTTTGATGTATTTGATGAGCAGAGGTCCTTATGTTCCTCAAATAATACAGCTGCTGGATTGGTATGAGACGCCAAGCCAATACAAACTGGTGCTAGAGCGTCCCAAAGCCTGCATGGACCTGCAGAAGTTTGTATGGCGGCGTCGTAAGAAAATGAGTGAATCGATAGCACGACTGGTGATGCACCAGGTGGTCACTGCTGCAAACGCATGCTGTGAAAGGGATGTCTACCACAGCGACATCAAGCCGGAAAACGTGCTCATCAACCCCCACACCTTTCAGATCAAACTAATAGACTTTGGTGTGGGAAGACTCATCACCAGCTCTGGTTATTCAACATTCTGTG gcACAATGCCTTATGCTCCTCCGGAGTATTATGACTGTGAAAGGTTCCACGCCAAGCCTGCAACGGTGTACTCTATAGGTGTAATGTTGTTCAGGATGCTGCATAGAAAATACCCTCGAAGAGAGCTCAGTAGGATTGTCGCCAGAACCTGGCAGTGTGACAGACTATCCAAAG AATGCATAGATCTGATCTGTTCATGTCTGCAAAGTGATCCAGACGAGCGAATTCCTCTTGAAGACATCCTCCTCCATGACTGGTTCCAGGTCTTGATCCTGAAGCCAAGCAAAGAGAAGAAAACATTCAGAGAAAAAATACAGTCTATATTGAAATTCAGGTCA ATAAGAGCACAGCTGAAGAAGATCCTGGGACATGAAGAAGATAACACCAAGCTCCTTCTCTTCATCCAGCTTCTAACACCAAACTCCTCCTCTTCATCGAGCAACCTAACACCAAACTCCTCCTCCTCATCGAGCAACCTAACAccaagctcctccccttcatcaagCCATTAA